Proteins co-encoded in one Stomoxys calcitrans chromosome 5, idStoCalc2.1, whole genome shotgun sequence genomic window:
- the LOC106086350 gene encoding cuticular protein 47Eg-like, whose product MKFFIALACILAVVAANQDANVIKSDSEVNVDNFKYAYEFDNSIKAQQQGSLNGDNWVVKGDFAFTSPEGEQVSLQYTADENGYHVDSANPLLPTPPPIPEHILKAIEYIKAHPSPDA is encoded by the exons ATGAAATTCTTT ATTGCACTCGCCTGCATTTTGGCTGTTGTTGCTGCCAACCAAGATGCCAATGTTATCAAATCAGATTCCGAGGTTAATGTGGACAACTTCAAGTATGCTTACGAATTTGACAACTCTATCAAGGCCCAACAACAGGGTTCCTTGAATGGCGATAACTGGGTGGTCAAGGGCGATTTCGCTTTCACCTCCCCCGAAGGTGAACAAGTCTCTTTGCAATACACCGCCGATGAGAATGGCTACCATGTTGATTCTGCCAACCCCTTGTTGCCCACACCTCCACCAATCCCAGAACACATCCTCAAGGCCATTGAATACATTAAGGCTCACCCAAGCCCCGATGCTTAA